The genomic interval CAGCGATCACGGTCAAAGGCCCATTGGGCACCCTGGTCCAGCCGTTGAACGGCATGGTCAAGGTTGAAAACAACAACGGCACGCTGACGTTCGACGTGGTGGACGATTCGCGTGAATCGAACGCCATGTCGGGTACCCTGCGCGCCCTGGTCAACAACATGGTTGTCGGCGTCACCAAGGGCTTCGAGAAGAAGCTGAACCTGGTCGGCGTGGGCTACAAGGCGGCAGTGCAGGGCAATGCCCTGAACCTGTCGCTGGGCTTCTCGCACCCGGTGCTGCACGCGATGCCAGAAGGCATCACCGCAGCAACCCCGACCCCGACCGAAATCCTGATCAAGGGTATCGATCGTCAAAAGGTTGGTCAGGTTGCCGCCGAAGTGCGCGCTTACCGCTCCCCTGAGCCTTACAAAGGCAAGGGCGTCCGTTATTCGGACGAGGTGGTGAAGCTTAAAGAAACCAAGAAGAAATAATCGGAGCTGACGATGGACAAGAAAGAATCGCGTCTGCGTCGCGGACGCCAAACCCGCATCAAGATCGCGCAGTTGGGCGTGAACCGCCTGTCGGTGCACCGTACCAACCTGCACATCTATGCGAACCTGATCAGCCCGGATGCGAAGGTCCTGGTTTCGGCTTCGACGCTGGAAGCAGAAGTGCGCGCCGAACTGGCCGGTCAAAGCGGCAAGGGCGGCAACGCTGCCGCCGCTGCCCTGGTTGGCAAGCGCGTCGCAGAAAAAGCACTGAAGGCAGGAATCACCGAAGTCGCTTTCGACCGTTCGGGTTTCCGTTACCACGGCCGTGTGAAGGCGCTGGCAGAAGCCGCGCGTGAAGCCGGTCTGAAGTTCTAAGGAAGAATCGTCATGGCAAAAATGCAAGCGAAAATGGCAAGCGACAAGCCGGATGATGGCATGCGCGAAAAAATGATCGCGATCAACCGCGTGACCAAAGTGGTCAAGGGTGGTCGTATCATGGGTTTTGCAGCGCTGACCGTTGTCGGTGACGGCGATGGCCGCATCGGCATGGGTAAAGGCAAGTCGAAGGAAGTTCCAGTCGGCGTGCAAAAAGCGATGGAAGAAGCCCGCCGCAACCTGATCAAGGTGCCCCTCAAGAACGGTACGCTGCACCACACCGTTACCGGTCGTCACGGCGCCTCGCGCGTCATGATGTCGCCGGCCAAGCCAGGTACTGGCGTGATCGCTGGTGGCGCAATGCGCGCTATCTTCGAGGTGATGGGCGTGACCGACGTGGTCGCCAAGTCGACCGGTTCGTCGAACCCGTACAACCTGGTTCGCGCCACGCTCGACGGCCTGTCGAAAATGAGCACTGCTTCCGACATCGCAGCCAAGCGCGGCAAGTCGGTCGAAGACATCCTGGGTTAAGGGGAACAAACATGGCAAACACTGTCAAAGTCAAGCTCGTCAAGGGCCTGATCGGTACCCGTCAGGATCACCGTGCCACCGTGCGCGGCCTGGGTCTGCGTCGTGTCAACTCGGTCTCCGAGCTGCAGGACACCCCATCCGTGCGTGGCATGATCAACAAAGTCGCGTACCTCGTTAAAGTTGTATCGTAAGCCTCGGCTTACGAACGGAGAAAACAATGGAACTCAATACCATTCAACCAGCTGACGGCGCCAAGCACTACAAGCGCCGCGTCGGCCGCGGTATCGGCTCCGGCCTGGGCAAGACCGCTGGTCGCGGTCACAAGGGTCAGAAGTCGCGTTCGGGCGGCTTCCACAAGGTCGGCTTCGAAGGCGGTCAGATGCCTCTGCAGCGCCGTCTGCCGAAGCGCGGCTTCAAGTCGCTCAACGCAACCTTCAAGGCTGAAGTCCGTCTGTCGGACCTGAACGCCCTGGCGGTCGGCGACATCGACATTCTGGTGCTCAAGCAAGCAGGCATCCTGCCAGTGGTGGCACGCGACGTGCGCGTCATCCTGTCGGGCGAGATCACCCGTGCGGTGAACCTCAAGGGCCTGAAGGCGACCGCGGGCGCGAAAGCGGCCATCGAAGCAGCTGGCGGTTCGGTCGCCTAAAGCGACCGCTGCCTGATCGGAGCAAAAATTGGCGACTAATTCACAACTTGGTAAAAGCGCCGCTGCCGGCTTCCCCTGGAGTCGCTTGTGGTTTTTGCTTGGCGCATTGGTCGTGTACCGTATCGGTGCTCACATCCCGGTCCCCGGGATCGACCCGAACGAGCTGGCGGCGCTGTTCAAGCAGAACGAAGGCGGCATCCTGGGCATGTTCAACATGTTCTCGGGTGGCGCGTTGTCCCGCTTTACCGTGTTCGCACTCGGGATCATGCCCTATATTTCGGCTTCGATCATCATGCAGCTGGCGTCGATCGTCTCGCCGCAGCTGGAAGCGCTGAAGAAGGAAGGCGAAGCAGGACGCCGCAAGATCACCCAGTACACCCGCTACTTCACGGTGGCACTGGCTCTGTTCCAGGCGTTCGGCATCGCCGTCGCGCTCGAGGCTCAACCGAAACTCGTGATCGATCCGGGCCTGGCTTTCCGCTTCGTCACCGTCGTGACGCTGCTGACCGGCACCATGTTCCTCATGTGGCTGGGCGAGCAGATCACCGAACGTGGCCTCGGCAACGGCATCTCGATCATTATTTTCGCCGGTATCGCTGCCGGTCTGCCATCGGCACTGGGTAGCCTGTTCACCCTGGTGCAGAACGGTTCGATCGGTAATTTTGCCGCGATCTTCATCGTCATCCTGGTGGCTGTAGTGACGTTTATCGTCGTGTACGTTGAACGCGGACAGCGCAAGATCCTCGTGAATTACGCCAAGCGCCAGGTCGGCAACAAGGTGTACGGTGGCCAAACCAGCCACCTGCCTCTGAAGCTGAACATGGCCGGCGTGATTCCGCCGATCTTCGCTTCC from Massilia sp. Se16.2.3 carries:
- the rpmD gene encoding 50S ribosomal protein L30; the encoded protein is MANTVKVKLVKGLIGTRQDHRATVRGLGLRRVNSVSELQDTPSVRGMINKVAYLVKVVS
- the rplF gene encoding 50S ribosomal protein L6 yields the protein MSRVAKMPIAVPAGAEVAITAAAITVKGPLGTLVQPLNGMVKVENNNGTLTFDVVDDSRESNAMSGTLRALVNNMVVGVTKGFEKKLNLVGVGYKAAVQGNALNLSLGFSHPVLHAMPEGITAATPTPTEILIKGIDRQKVGQVAAEVRAYRSPEPYKGKGVRYSDEVVKLKETKKK
- the rplO gene encoding 50S ribosomal protein L15, with translation MELNTIQPADGAKHYKRRVGRGIGSGLGKTAGRGHKGQKSRSGGFHKVGFEGGQMPLQRRLPKRGFKSLNATFKAEVRLSDLNALAVGDIDILVLKQAGILPVVARDVRVILSGEITRAVNLKGLKATAGAKAAIEAAGGSVA
- the rpsE gene encoding 30S ribosomal protein S5, which gives rise to MAKMQAKMASDKPDDGMREKMIAINRVTKVVKGGRIMGFAALTVVGDGDGRIGMGKGKSKEVPVGVQKAMEEARRNLIKVPLKNGTLHHTVTGRHGASRVMMSPAKPGTGVIAGGAMRAIFEVMGVTDVVAKSTGSSNPYNLVRATLDGLSKMSTASDIAAKRGKSVEDILG
- the rplR gene encoding 50S ribosomal protein L18, with protein sequence MDKKESRLRRGRQTRIKIAQLGVNRLSVHRTNLHIYANLISPDAKVLVSASTLEAEVRAELAGQSGKGGNAAAAALVGKRVAEKALKAGITEVAFDRSGFRYHGRVKALAEAAREAGLKF
- the secY gene encoding preprotein translocase subunit SecY, which codes for MATNSQLGKSAAAGFPWSRLWFLLGALVVYRIGAHIPVPGIDPNELAALFKQNEGGILGMFNMFSGGALSRFTVFALGIMPYISASIIMQLASIVSPQLEALKKEGEAGRRKITQYTRYFTVALALFQAFGIAVALEAQPKLVIDPGLAFRFVTVVTLLTGTMFLMWLGEQITERGLGNGISIIIFAGIAAGLPSALGSLFTLVQNGSIGNFAAIFIVILVAVVTFIVVYVERGQRKILVNYAKRQVGNKVYGGQTSHLPLKLNMAGVIPPIFASSIILFPATIVDWYTRGKDANGPFIGFLKDLAASMGTGEPIHALLYAVAIVFFCFFYTALVFNSKETADNLKKSGAFVPGIRPGEQTARYIDKILMRLTLAGAVYITAVCLVPEFLQSIWKVPFYFGGTSLLIIVVVTMDFMAQVQNYVMSQQYESLLRKANFKGGIPTR